In the Calditrichota bacterium genome, one interval contains:
- a CDS encoding nuclear transport factor 2 family protein, protein MGKETQNLVKVWFDKWEDGDFLNLPVSEKFKHTSPFGTTEGKENYISLVQENKDKFLGYSFEIHDEIYSEKKACVRYTAKQGDFALNVSEWYYINNDLIEEIIAHYHIGEIREDRKLDNPSKV, encoded by the coding sequence ATGGGCAAAGAAACACAAAACCTTGTTAAAGTGTGGTTTGATAAATGGGAAGATGGCGATTTCCTCAACTTACCAGTGTCAGAAAAATTCAAGCACACTAGCCCTTTTGGGACCACAGAAGGCAAAGAGAATTATATTAGCCTGGTACAAGAAAATAAAGATAAATTTCTGGGTTATAGTTTTGAAATCCACGATGAGATCTATTCCGAAAAGAAGGCCTGTGTGCGCTACACGGCAAAACAAGGCGATTTTGCGTTGAATGTTAGTGAATGGTATTATATAAATAATGATTTGATTGAAGAAATAATTGCTCATTATCATATTGGTGAGATTCGTGAAGACCGAAAGCTTGATAATCCCTCCAAAGTTTAA
- a CDS encoding phospholipase yields the protein MTKFIINDELYKEAIEPIAQANNFVWIATADIKDMHVRQGSSVVSFLAVLNSLIKKNVAIRILHAKEPGPNFRKSFDKYPRLWESIEMQLCPRVHFKQIVIDGELAYSGSANLTSAGLGMKSKDKRNFESGIVTTDPAFIDSIMKQFDEVWMGGFCKDCKRKEFCPDPIL from the coding sequence ATCACCAAATTTATCATAAACGATGAGCTTTACAAAGAAGCCATTGAACCCATTGCACAAGCAAATAATTTTGTCTGGATCGCCACTGCTGACATTAAAGATATGCATGTGCGTCAGGGTAGTTCTGTTGTTTCATTTTTGGCTGTCCTTAACTCGCTGATAAAAAAAAATGTTGCCATCCGCATTCTACACGCAAAAGAGCCCGGCCCAAATTTTAGAAAAAGTTTTGATAAATATCCCAGATTGTGGGAAAGCATAGAAATGCAATTATGCCCCAGGGTTCATTTTAAACAAATTGTTATCGATGGAGAACTTGCTTATTCCGGATCAGCTAACCTTACCAGCGCGGGATTGGGGATGAAAAGTAAAGATAAGCGCAATTTTGAATCTGGAATTGTCACAACGGATCCTGCGTTTATTGATTCTATAATGAAGCAATTTGATGAAGTGTGGATGGGAGGTTTTTGCAAAGATTGTAAACGCAAAGAGTTCTGTCCCGATCCAATTTTGTAA